A region of Heliangelus exortis chromosome 4, bHelExo1.hap1, whole genome shotgun sequence DNA encodes the following proteins:
- the TIGD4 gene encoding tigger transposable element-derived protein 4, producing the protein MAEASGSPLPQPVVRRKKSISIEEKIDIISAVESGKKKADIAAKYGIKKNSLSSIMKNKEKVLEAFESLRFDPKRKRLRTAFYTDLEEALMKWYRIAQCLNVPVNGPMLRLKANDFAQQLGHSDFKCSNGWLDRFKSRYGLVFRAPPPVEAAASTAVDAPALWYQNVLHCYLNDYQPKNIFYIQETGLLYQMLPHNTFAFKGETCSVGKLSKERITVVVGTNLDGSEKLRLLVIGKSKSPRCFKDVKSLPVDYEANDRAWMTLEVFEQWVHKLDDRFQAQQRQVVILVDSLPAHAEVKNLKSVKLVFSPPGASSCTATKHGAVRSLKVKYRRCLIKKFVDCVEGNKEFMLTLLDAIEMLHLCWRTVTPEAVVKSYNETGFKLEANENGSHTEDESDFDLIAHAQAAGVEFPGGLSLEEYAALDDGLATCEMPTNSERMYVKESTSDKAGNFVGDEDEDEGDRFQGAQQPLPSKHEALSALDTLRKFLRSQDTNDSLHDSLADLENFIQHAVCK; encoded by the coding sequence ATGGCAGAGGCTTCAGGGAGTCCTTTGCCCCAGCCCGTcgtgaggaggaaaaaaagcatatcGATTGAGGAAAAAATTGACATCATAAGCGCTGTGGAGAGCGGCAAGAAAAAGGCAGACATCGCGGCCAAATATGGCATAAAGAAGAATTCCTTGTCTTCAATtatgaagaataaagaaaaagttCTGGAAGCATTCGAATCTTTACGATTTGatcctaaaagaaaaagactaaGGACTGCTTTTTATACTGACCTGGAGGAGGCACTGATGAAGTGGTACAGGATTGCTCAGTGCCTGAACGTGCCGGTGAATGGTCCGATGCTGCGGCTCAAGGCTAATGACTttgcccagcagctgggacacagTGATTTCAAATGCAGTAATGGTTGGCTCGATCGTTTTAAGTCAAGGTACGGTTTAGTTTTCAGAGCTCCACCACCTGTAGAAGCAGCTGCTTCTACTGCAGTGGATGCTCCAGCTCTTTGGTACCAAAACGTTCTTCATTGTTATTTAAATGATTATCAgccaaaaaatatattttatatacaggAGACTGGATTGTTGTACCAGATGTTACCACACAACACATTTGCCTTTAAAGGGGAAACTTGTTCTGTAGGTAAACTAAGCAAAGAGAGAATAACTGTAGTGGTGGGCACAAATTTGGATGGCTCTGAGAAGCTTCGTTTGCTCGTTATAGGAAAAAGCAAAAGTCCACGCTGCTTCAAAGATGTGAAGTCACTCCCTGTAGATTATGAAGCAAACGATAGGGCGTGGATGACTCTGGAAGTGTTTGAACAGTGGGTGCATAAACTTGATGACAGATTTCAAGCACAGCAGAGACAAGTGGTTATTCTTGTTGATTCTCTCCCTGCTCATGCAGAAGTGAAGAACCTGAAGTCTGTCAAGTTAGTGTTCTCTCCTCCAGGTGCTTCTTCATGTACAGCTACAAAACACGGAGCTGTCAGAAGTCTGAAGGTAAAATACAGGCGCTGCCTTATCAAGAAATTTGTTGACTGTGTAGAAGGTAATAAAGAGTTTATGCTGACTCTTCTTGATGCAATTGAGATGTTGCACCTGTGCTGGAGGACAGTGACACCAGAGGCTGTTGTAAAAAGCTACAATGAAACAGGGTTCAAATTGGAAGCCAATGAAAATGGAAGCCACACAGAGGATGAAAGTGATTTCGATTTGATTGCACATGCTCAGGCAGCTGGAGTGGAGTTCCCAGGAGGTTTATCTTTGGAGGAATATGCAGCTCTAGATGATGGTTTGGCAACTTGTGAAATGCCCACAAACAGTGAAAGGATGTATGTCAAAGAAAGCACATCAGATAAAGCTGGGAATTTTGTTGGtgatgaagatgaggatgaagGTGATCGGTTTCAAGGAGCTCAACAGCCTTTACCATCAAAACATGAGGCTCTGAGTGCTTTAGATACCCTTCGAAAGTTTCTCAGAAGCCAAGACACAAATGATTCTCTTCATGATTCCCTAGCTGATCTGGAGAACTTTATTCAACATGCAgtgtgtaaataa